A window of Auraticoccus monumenti contains these coding sequences:
- a CDS encoding tyrosine-type recombinase/integrase gives MTVRQEGGHHVAYVRYRDYGGRLRRIKRLGSSKADASRRALAAVAESVAAGVGGDFTRSSKLAAGLEGWLAMFDGLVERGRRSPTTRDLYAGVTGRLIVPAIGGLRLGELTAPTLDRFLQAILREKGPATAKLCRAVLSGACGWLVRQGGLVTNPVRDLTPIELEGGRAAKALTMQEVRRWLAHLDADEFARRHDLPELARFMLATGLRVGEAVGVTWADVDLDAGVVMVQRTIVPVAGKGLLAKRVKSKASERGLIMPAWCVTLLRARRVRLGAFEGPVFPDSRGGWRDRGNVGKAFRRVRGDDFNWVTTHTFRKTVATLLDESGATARMIADQLGHSRVSMTQDVYLGRRAANAPNAVALEAYDPDAATPSS, from the coding sequence GTGACGGTGCGTCAGGAGGGCGGTCACCACGTCGCCTACGTGCGGTATCGCGACTACGGGGGGCGCCTGCGCCGGATCAAGCGGCTGGGTAGCTCGAAGGCGGATGCTTCTCGGCGGGCGCTGGCTGCGGTGGCGGAGTCGGTGGCGGCGGGGGTTGGCGGTGACTTCACGCGGTCGAGCAAGTTGGCCGCTGGGCTGGAGGGCTGGCTGGCGATGTTCGACGGCCTGGTCGAGCGGGGCCGCCGATCTCCGACGACTCGTGATCTGTACGCCGGTGTGACGGGCCGGCTGATCGTTCCGGCGATCGGTGGTCTGCGGCTGGGGGAGTTGACCGCGCCGACTCTCGACCGGTTCCTGCAGGCGATCTTGCGGGAGAAGGGTCCTGCGACGGCCAAGCTCTGCCGTGCGGTGCTCTCGGGTGCCTGTGGCTGGCTGGTTCGCCAGGGTGGCTTGGTCACGAATCCAGTGCGTGATCTGACGCCGATCGAGTTGGAGGGCGGGCGTGCCGCGAAGGCGTTGACGATGCAGGAGGTGCGGCGCTGGCTGGCGCATCTTGATGCTGATGAGTTCGCTCGCCGTCACGACCTGCCCGAGCTAGCCCGGTTCATGCTGGCCACCGGGCTCCGAGTTGGTGAAGCGGTCGGGGTGACGTGGGCGGACGTCGACCTGGACGCTGGGGTCGTCATGGTGCAACGGACGATCGTCCCGGTTGCAGGGAAGGGGCTCCTGGCGAAGCGGGTGAAGTCGAAGGCGTCTGAGCGTGGGTTGATCATGCCCGCGTGGTGCGTGACGTTACTGCGAGCGAGACGGGTTCGCCTTGGTGCGTTCGAAGGTCCGGTGTTCCCCGACTCGCGGGGTGGTTGGCGCGACCGGGGCAACGTGGGTAAGGCCTTCCGCCGTGTGCGCGGCGACGACTTCAACTGGGTCACGACGCACACATTTCGCAAGACGGTCGCGACGCTGCTGGACGAGAGTGGAGCGACGGCTCGCATGATCGCTGACCAGCTCGGGCACTCGCGGGTGTCGATGACTCAGGACGTCTACTTGGGTCGTCGTGCTGCGAACGCTCCGAACGCGGTGGCTCTGGAGGCCTACGATCCTGACGCCGCCACCCCGTCGAGCTGA
- a CDS encoding alpha/beta fold hydrolase — translation MVIHYRQRVVDGHRLHYQESGPADAPVIVLLHGYPTSSFMFRRLIPLLATRCRVIAPDHLGFGFSDAPPVEDFEYSFDALADLTRGLLEQLGVDRYAIYVQDYGAPIGWRLALADPDHVTAVVSQNGNAYEDGFVEDFWAPIWRYAEDAGAEAELRPALGIDAIRWQYTHGVPDPETVDPETWHHDTALVSRPGNDRVQLALFADYVSNVALYPEVQRWFRESQVPLLAVWGRNDEIFAPAGATAFSRDLPDAQVELLDGGHFLLESHLDEVATLVLDLLDRVTPGRAA, via the coding sequence ATGGTCATCCACTACCGCCAGCGGGTCGTCGACGGACACCGGCTGCACTACCAGGAGTCCGGGCCGGCCGACGCGCCGGTGATCGTGCTGCTGCACGGCTACCCGACGAGCTCGTTCATGTTCCGCCGGCTCATCCCGCTGCTCGCCACGCGCTGCCGGGTGATCGCGCCGGACCACCTGGGCTTCGGCTTCTCCGACGCCCCGCCGGTGGAGGACTTCGAGTACAGCTTCGACGCACTGGCCGACCTGACCCGCGGGCTGCTCGAGCAGCTGGGTGTCGACCGGTACGCCATCTACGTGCAGGACTACGGCGCGCCGATCGGCTGGCGGCTCGCTCTGGCCGACCCCGACCACGTGACGGCGGTGGTCAGCCAGAACGGCAACGCCTACGAGGACGGTTTCGTCGAGGACTTCTGGGCGCCGATCTGGCGCTACGCGGAGGACGCCGGCGCCGAGGCCGAGCTCCGACCGGCACTGGGGATCGACGCCATCCGCTGGCAGTACACCCACGGCGTCCCCGACCCCGAGACGGTGGACCCGGAGACCTGGCACCACGACACCGCGCTGGTGTCGCGGCCCGGCAACGACCGCGTCCAGCTCGCGCTCTTCGCCGACTACGTCAGCAACGTCGCCCTCTACCCCGAGGTGCAGCGGTGGTTCCGGGAGAGCCAGGTCCCGCTGCTGGCGGTGTGGGGCCGCAACGACGAGATCTTCGCCCCCGCGGGGGCGACCGCGTTCAGCCGCGACCTCCCGGACGCCCAGGTCGAGCTGCTCGACGGCGGTCACTTCCTGCTGGAGAGCCACCTGGACGAGGTGGCCACCCTGGTGCTGGATCTCCTGGACCGCGTCACACCTGGTCGTGCAGCGTGA
- a CDS encoding DEAD/DEAH box helicase encodes MALDVVYGETRNPEVSRRVIEALSTLGLTGTAYVGYPVLAGADGKVPVDVLLVSSDTGIVTFTLTAASDATNVDAIVHDQDNLASVLESSLSRYPALRTGRRFAVPITTVVVGPDSVESDALLKQNDVTFVPVNQVAAAVPVEQHIDDVRLHALEAALQRVTTIKPPRRRTEVTDNGSYGGIIRRIEAEIANLDAWQKQAAIESPLGPQRIRGLAGSGKTVVLALKAAYWHVQHPEWRIALTFQTRSLYHQLEDLTTRFTFAHGEDAPDRDKLQILHAWGASRRGGLYQVMADHVGAPIRDYNYARAQFGMENAFDGVCRELLDHCAGINVDPIFDAILIDEAQDLPPTFFKLVYLFTKKPKRVVWAYDELQILSEASMPSTEELFGKDANGDALVTLRNRSGSPQEDIVLPKCYRNTPWALTAAHAIGFGLYRDELVQHFDNPQLWADIGYEVEKGHLSLGSHVVLDRKAKSAPSFFFELLTPEDAVQFIPFQATSDQDNWIAESVARDISEHELRHEDVLIVLPEPYVARSRFAGLKAVLWSRGLQAHMPSVNAGVDSLFLENSIAVTHVFRAKGNEAAMVYVVDAEFGNGGSNLVTRRNTIFTAITRSRAWVRVTGRGENFQALVAEYEQVKSRDFVLDFTLPTERELAAMNRLNQERAAGEQANDAVLQSLEEALAMVEQGRLRLNDLTPRQRTLLARLTRDRLNDGPEF; translated from the coding sequence ATGGCTCTGGACGTGGTGTACGGCGAGACCCGCAATCCCGAGGTCAGTCGCCGTGTCATAGAAGCGTTGTCGACGCTCGGTTTGACCGGTACAGCTTATGTGGGCTACCCAGTGCTGGCAGGTGCCGACGGCAAGGTGCCAGTGGACGTTCTGCTGGTTTCCAGTGATACCGGGATTGTTACTTTCACCCTAACCGCTGCATCAGATGCGACGAACGTAGACGCCATAGTGCACGATCAAGACAACCTGGCTAGCGTCCTTGAAAGCTCGTTGAGCCGATATCCGGCACTGCGGACGGGACGTCGATTTGCGGTGCCCATTACGACGGTGGTCGTGGGTCCCGATAGTGTGGAGTCAGATGCTTTGTTGAAGCAGAATGACGTGACGTTTGTTCCCGTGAACCAAGTGGCAGCTGCCGTACCCGTCGAACAACACATCGACGATGTTCGATTGCATGCACTAGAGGCAGCGCTACAAAGGGTCACGACAATAAAGCCTCCCCGCCGTCGCACTGAGGTTACCGACAATGGCTCGTACGGGGGCATTATTCGGCGGATTGAGGCCGAGATTGCTAATCTGGACGCGTGGCAGAAGCAAGCGGCTATTGAAAGCCCTCTGGGCCCGCAACGGATCCGCGGGCTCGCGGGATCGGGAAAGACCGTCGTCTTGGCACTGAAGGCGGCTTATTGGCATGTGCAACATCCAGAATGGCGCATTGCGCTCACCTTTCAGACGAGATCCCTATACCACCAACTCGAGGACCTGACGACTAGGTTCACTTTCGCGCATGGCGAGGACGCGCCGGATCGTGACAAGCTACAGATTCTGCACGCTTGGGGTGCTAGTCGCCGTGGCGGCCTATACCAAGTGATGGCGGACCACGTAGGCGCTCCCATTCGCGACTACAACTACGCGCGAGCGCAATTTGGGATGGAGAATGCTTTCGACGGCGTGTGTAGGGAGTTGCTAGATCATTGCGCGGGAATCAACGTTGACCCCATATTCGATGCTATTTTGATTGACGAGGCTCAGGACCTACCTCCCACCTTCTTCAAACTTGTATACCTATTTACCAAGAAGCCGAAGCGTGTCGTGTGGGCATACGACGAACTTCAGATTCTCTCAGAGGCATCCATGCCGTCAACTGAGGAACTGTTCGGAAAAGATGCCAACGGCGACGCCCTCGTCACTCTAAGAAACAGGTCGGGCAGTCCGCAAGAGGACATCGTTCTACCCAAGTGCTACAGAAATACCCCCTGGGCACTTACTGCGGCACACGCCATCGGGTTCGGCTTGTATCGTGACGAGTTGGTTCAACACTTCGATAACCCTCAGTTGTGGGCTGATATTGGTTATGAAGTGGAAAAGGGTCACCTGAGCCTGGGTTCCCACGTTGTGCTGGATCGTAAGGCGAAGAGTGCTCCGAGTTTCTTCTTCGAACTTTTGACACCAGAGGATGCAGTACAATTCATTCCGTTTCAGGCAACAAGTGATCAGGATAACTGGATAGCCGAAAGCGTCGCGCGGGACATATCGGAGCACGAGTTAAGGCATGAAGACGTACTGATTGTGCTTCCTGAACCGTACGTCGCCCGTTCGCGATTTGCAGGACTTAAGGCGGTTCTCTGGTCGCGCGGTCTGCAGGCTCACATGCCAAGCGTGAATGCTGGCGTGGACAGTCTCTTTCTCGAGAATTCCATTGCAGTCACGCACGTATTCCGGGCGAAAGGCAACGAGGCGGCTATGGTGTACGTTGTCGATGCAGAATTCGGCAACGGTGGGTCTAACCTGGTGACGCGCAGAAACACCATTTTCACGGCTATTACGAGAAGTAGGGCTTGGGTGCGCGTAACCGGTCGCGGCGAGAATTTCCAAGCATTGGTTGCTGAGTACGAGCAGGTCAAGAGTCGTGACTTCGTTCTGGACTTTACGCTGCCGACTGAACGTGAGTTGGCGGCGATGAACCGCCTCAACCAGGAACGAGCTGCCGGGGAGCAAGCCAACGACGCCGTGCTGCAAAGCCTGGAGGAGGCGTTAGCCATGGTTGAACAAGGCCGGTTGAGGTTGAATGATCTGACGCCGCGGCAGCGAACCCTTCTAGCGCGGCTTACCCGCGATCGGTTGAACGATGGCCCCGAGTTCTGA
- a CDS encoding VOC family protein encodes MTITGPDFIALQVRDLERAASFYENHLGLRRASVAPPHAVVFDTAPIAFAVREPMPGVDLDSVTQPGLGVALWLHADDAQALHDSLAAAGVPIVAPPVDGPFGRTFTFTDPDGYAVTLHDQV; translated from the coding sequence ATGACCATCACCGGACCCGACTTCATCGCCCTGCAGGTACGTGACCTCGAGCGTGCCGCCTCGTTCTACGAGAACCACCTCGGGCTGCGCCGCGCGTCCGTCGCCCCACCGCACGCCGTCGTCTTCGACACCGCACCGATCGCCTTCGCGGTGCGCGAGCCGATGCCCGGGGTCGACCTCGACTCAGTCACCCAGCCCGGTCTCGGGGTGGCCCTGTGGTTGCACGCCGACGACGCCCAGGCCCTGCACGACTCCCTCGCTGCCGCCGGTGTGCCCATCGTCGCGCCGCCGGTCGACGGGCCCTTCGGGCGCACCTTCACCTTCACCGACCCCGACGGCTACGCCGTCACGCTGCACGACCAGGTGTGA
- a CDS encoding FtsK/SpoIIIE domain-containing protein → MSALAWSRRGAEEVWWWLSRTAGYGWRHKRLLLVGGWAVLSSWLLDLGWPWLPLLVVSPVLVLLVWERWWPVAFQVQVTDRLFRSRTRRWLRRRWASVMEACGLARRLPSNQSVQVPALVGLAWEGSQLVASPRLLTGQTVEDFEGAAERLRVALEANRLRVIADPAATGCRLVWSFGDPLAAAFAWPVPEDQAINLEWLTLGRTEDGQTWRLPLRVSTLVAGSTGAGKGSVLWGTVLSLAPAVRAGLVQLHGVDLKGGMELGLGKPLFTRYATDAGEAVIMLEEAVTACEERAKRLAGNSRLHAPTTDEPLIIFVIDELASLVAYLPDRDLLKRAEAALSRLLSIGRAPGFYVYAFLQDPRKETVRMRHLFTQSMGLRLRDREESAMVLGDGAVASGAACHKIHRSMPGVGYAVGEDGLIVKVRAGFVADDTIRATAARFPTPVQVPIVQAVPDEGEEAPAPAAARAPRKPRTSRRRTENVGADS, encoded by the coding sequence ATGAGCGCGCTCGCGTGGTCCCGCCGCGGTGCAGAGGAGGTGTGGTGGTGGCTGTCCCGGACAGCGGGCTACGGCTGGCGGCACAAGCGCCTCCTGCTTGTCGGGGGCTGGGCGGTGCTGTCGTCGTGGCTCCTCGACCTCGGGTGGCCGTGGCTGCCGCTGCTGGTGGTGTCGCCGGTGTTGGTGCTGCTGGTGTGGGAGCGGTGGTGGCCGGTCGCATTCCAGGTCCAGGTCACTGACCGGCTGTTCCGCTCCCGCACCCGTCGGTGGCTGCGGCGTCGGTGGGCGTCGGTGATGGAGGCGTGTGGGTTGGCCCGTCGGCTGCCGTCCAACCAGTCCGTGCAGGTCCCGGCGCTCGTAGGGCTGGCGTGGGAGGGGTCGCAGCTCGTGGCTTCCCCGAGGCTCCTGACCGGGCAGACCGTGGAGGACTTCGAGGGCGCAGCGGAGCGGCTACGGGTAGCACTGGAGGCGAACCGGCTGCGCGTCATCGCAGACCCCGCCGCGACCGGCTGCCGTCTGGTCTGGTCCTTCGGCGACCCGCTCGCCGCCGCGTTCGCCTGGCCGGTCCCTGAGGACCAGGCGATCAACCTCGAATGGCTAACCCTGGGCCGCACCGAGGACGGGCAGACCTGGCGACTGCCGCTACGGGTGTCCACCCTCGTGGCCGGGTCGACCGGTGCCGGGAAGGGCTCGGTGCTGTGGGGCACGGTCCTCTCGCTGGCCCCGGCTGTCCGTGCGGGGTTGGTGCAGCTGCACGGGGTGGACCTCAAGGGCGGGATGGAACTCGGTCTCGGCAAGCCACTCTTCACCCGCTACGCCACCGACGCCGGCGAGGCCGTGATCATGCTCGAGGAGGCCGTGACCGCGTGTGAGGAGCGGGCCAAGCGGCTGGCCGGGAACTCACGCCTCCACGCTCCCACGACCGACGAGCCCCTGATCATCTTCGTAATCGACGAACTGGCCTCGCTGGTGGCCTACCTCCCGGATCGGGACCTGCTCAAGCGGGCGGAGGCGGCCCTCTCGCGGCTGCTGTCCATCGGGAGAGCACCCGGCTTCTACGTGTATGCGTTCCTGCAGGACCCGCGCAAGGAGACGGTGCGGATGCGGCACCTGTTCACCCAGTCCATGGGGCTCCGGCTGCGGGACCGGGAAGAGTCGGCCATGGTCCTTGGTGACGGCGCGGTCGCTTCCGGTGCTGCCTGCCACAAGATCCACCGCTCGATGCCCGGCGTCGGCTACGCGGTCGGTGAAGACGGCCTGATCGTCAAGGTCCGTGCCGGGTTCGTGGCCGACGACACCATCCGCGCCACCGCCGCGCGATTCCCCACCCCGGTCCAGGTGCCGATCGTCCAGGCCGTGCCCGATGAGGGCGAGGAGGCTCCTGCCCCGGCTGCTGCTCGTGCACCGCGCAAGCCCCGGACGAGCCGTCGCCGTACGGAGAACGTGGGGGCTGACTCGTGA
- a CDS encoding MarR family winged helix-turn-helix transcriptional regulator yields the protein MSQLETVGDLEQSVGYLLKRASTALRGSMDAALRTMDLTVSQYSCLEVLGQTEGLSNAELARRVFVTRQAMDGVLRGLRDRGLVTREETAPHGRALPTRLTDHGRRQLEAASTAVHAVEQQMVADLEPDQVRGLRASLTACVTALAAPATP from the coding sequence ATGAGTCAACTGGAGACGGTGGGTGACCTCGAGCAGTCCGTGGGCTACCTGCTGAAGCGCGCGTCGACGGCACTGCGCGGCAGCATGGACGCCGCGCTGCGGACGATGGACCTGACGGTGTCCCAGTACTCCTGCCTGGAGGTGCTGGGCCAGACCGAGGGGTTGTCGAACGCCGAGCTCGCGCGCCGCGTCTTCGTCACCCGCCAGGCCATGGACGGGGTGCTCCGAGGGCTGCGTGACCGGGGCCTGGTCACCCGGGAGGAGACGGCGCCCCACGGGAGGGCGCTGCCGACCCGGCTGACCGACCACGGCCGCCGACAGCTGGAGGCGGCCAGCACGGCCGTCCACGCCGTCGAGCAGCAGATGGTCGCCGACCTCGAGCCTGACCAGGTGCGAGGACTGCGCGCCAGCCTGACCGCCTGCGTCACGGCCCTCGCCGCACCTGCCACCCCGTGA
- a CDS encoding helix-turn-helix transcriptional regulator, which yields MTRRAGTQGAASEAGTARAVKVEALWTVQDVSSYLGVPACTVYAWRSAGTGPPGRLVGRRLRYRPEDVLEWVDQLPTAVVS from the coding sequence ATGACACGCAGGGCAGGGACGCAAGGGGCGGCTAGTGAGGCTGGGACGGCTCGCGCAGTAAAAGTCGAAGCGCTGTGGACGGTCCAGGACGTCAGCTCGTACTTGGGGGTGCCAGCGTGCACGGTCTACGCCTGGCGCAGTGCCGGGACGGGTCCTCCGGGTCGCCTGGTGGGTCGACGGCTCCGTTACCGTCCCGAGGACGTTCTCGAGTGGGTTGATCAGCTGCCGACAGCGGTGGTGTCGTGA
- a CDS encoding DUF2290 domain-containing protein, protein MAPSSDSKWIVNDLRNIRDFFVGAGIAIDANDVYDGERGRLTWAPSPGAGSLFQFGVHTTLEDYQYWCLDRQYSLMLLDGSLLQVSYFFTDGQVYSHRLAYIPFPLAGDRTFASAYEVTEFVSNMHPEPSDVALQAVVRFDYDPSNARPGHAASHLTINRSSCRIEVRTWVALPTFIQLVFREFYPELWQAHDFLRGLGTAALLDQQPTFGAYDAPADPHVNWRPAVA, encoded by the coding sequence ATGGCCCCGAGTTCTGATTCAAAGTGGATCGTAAACGATCTTCGGAACATTCGCGATTTTTTCGTTGGCGCTGGTATCGCGATCGACGCGAATGATGTCTACGATGGAGAACGCGGAAGACTGACGTGGGCGCCAAGCCCAGGGGCCGGCTCCCTATTCCAGTTTGGAGTTCATACAACCCTCGAGGACTACCAGTACTGGTGCTTGGATCGACAGTACTCCTTGATGCTGCTGGACGGGTCGCTGCTGCAAGTTTCATACTTCTTCACCGATGGTCAGGTTTACTCTCACCGCCTGGCGTACATTCCGTTTCCTCTTGCCGGTGACCGGACGTTCGCATCAGCTTATGAAGTCACAGAGTTCGTTTCCAATATGCACCCCGAACCGTCTGACGTGGCACTTCAGGCTGTTGTTCGGTTTGACTATGACCCATCAAATGCGCGCCCGGGTCACGCAGCAAGCCATTTGACCATCAACCGATCGAGCTGCCGTATTGAGGTCAGGACATGGGTGGCACTACCCACGTTCATTCAACTCGTTTTCCGCGAATTTTATCCGGAACTTTGGCAAGCTCATGACTTCCTGAGGGGCTTGGGTACGGCCGCTCTTCTTGACCAACAGCCCACGTTCGGCGCTTACGACGCTCCGGCTGATCCGCACGTCAACTGGCGGCCAGCAGTGGCCTAA
- a CDS encoding GntR family transcriptional regulator, whose amino-acid sequence MDDDQQRSEPASHLLAELLRGIITRGELAPGDRLPSERVLASEHRVARNTARAAIRLLADQGLVDVQHGRGVFVRHPRKLLRFGAERYSRALRDETGLSPFRAEVTQQHRTPRVDCTSIQQTPAPADVAERLGLNQSDPVARRENWYYADDEPVQYGVTWIPWNIAEGSPLGNSADLGPGSLYARFEDTGHSITTIREEVTARMPSPDESRRLQVPDGVPVLVVTHTGLNQHHRPFEVTVFTMRADLNGLDYTMPVTDPQRLKESRL is encoded by the coding sequence ATGGACGACGATCAGCAGCGAAGTGAGCCAGCCAGCCATCTCCTGGCCGAGCTGCTGCGCGGCATCATCACTCGGGGCGAACTAGCGCCCGGTGACCGTCTTCCCTCCGAGCGTGTCCTCGCGAGCGAGCACCGAGTGGCGCGCAACACCGCCCGAGCCGCGATCCGACTGCTGGCAGACCAAGGCCTCGTGGACGTGCAACACGGGCGAGGTGTCTTCGTCCGGCACCCGCGCAAGCTGCTGCGCTTCGGAGCCGAGCGCTACTCACGCGCCCTGCGCGATGAGACTGGCCTCTCCCCATTCCGGGCCGAGGTCACACAGCAGCACCGGACCCCCCGAGTGGACTGCACGTCAATCCAGCAGACTCCTGCTCCCGCCGACGTAGCCGAACGCTTGGGCCTGAACCAAAGCGACCCCGTGGCCCGCCGTGAGAACTGGTACTACGCCGACGACGAGCCGGTGCAGTACGGCGTCACCTGGATCCCCTGGAACATCGCCGAGGGCAGCCCTCTCGGTAACTCAGCCGACCTCGGACCAGGCAGCCTCTACGCCCGCTTCGAAGACACCGGCCACAGCATCACCACCATCCGCGAGGAAGTCACGGCGCGCATGCCAAGCCCTGACGAGTCCCGGCGGCTGCAGGTGCCGGACGGGGTGCCCGTCCTGGTCGTCACCCACACAGGGCTGAACCAGCACCACCGACCGTTCGAAGTGACCGTCTTCACCATGCGCGCCGATCTCAACGGCCTGGACTACACCATGCCCGTGACCGACCCTCAGCGCCTCAAGGAGTCCCGCCTGTGA
- a CDS encoding GNAT family N-acetyltransferase encodes MNNLTIRPRTNADLPAAARALVNVHETDGYPVEGVSDPEGWLQSDALLTAFVAELDGRIVGHVAITRPQTGDAAAELYHPAPGESIGMLGRLFVVSDARGLGAARQLMEAAANFARERHLRLLLDVMAKDQAAIRLYERLGWTRLGATEHDAGNGRVVPALAMLSPAPV; translated from the coding sequence GTGAACAACCTGACCATCCGACCACGGACTAACGCGGACCTGCCCGCAGCCGCCAGGGCTCTGGTGAACGTCCACGAGACAGACGGCTATCCAGTCGAGGGAGTGTCTGACCCCGAAGGGTGGCTCCAATCCGACGCCCTGCTGACCGCTTTCGTTGCCGAGCTGGACGGACGCATCGTCGGCCATGTCGCAATCACACGACCCCAGACAGGCGACGCGGCTGCCGAGCTGTACCACCCTGCTCCCGGCGAAAGCATCGGAATGCTCGGTCGACTCTTCGTCGTCTCAGATGCCCGCGGCCTCGGCGCTGCCCGCCAGCTGATGGAAGCTGCGGCGAACTTCGCCCGAGAGCGACACCTCCGTCTGCTCCTGGACGTCATGGCCAAGGACCAGGCGGCCATTCGACTGTACGAACGACTCGGCTGGACTCGCCTCGGCGCCACCGAGCACGACGCCGGTAACGGTCGCGTCGTTCCTGCCCTGGCGATGCTCAGCCCCGCGCCAGTCTGA
- a CDS encoding replication initiator: protein MARELAVAQKVCVRPIMRRVIDRDTDTDQRVAIPCGSTRESVCPSCAHKARILRMQQCAEGWHRTEEPEQDSATATATRPDDLLEEGEPGPDPVRGEDSQDRARRARSTRRRDDVCELPRVTPSSTTVGAVYSAPNGREYRPSMFLTMTLPSYGAVGSGGIPLDPDRYDYRRAALDALHFAKLVDRFWQNLRRCAGFKVQYFATVEPQARLAAHLHAAVRGAIPRQLLRQVIRATYVQVWWPSFDRAVYVDRLPVWDGEEYVDPDTGAALPTWDEALAQVDADPDARPVHVARFGKQADMRGIIAPSADAERAVRYLTKYLTKAVADPISDDADEWDPAREAHIDRLHTELRYLPCSPQCANWLRYGLQPKSPGAGLAPGRCPAKAHDREHLGLGGRRVLVSRQWSGKTLAGHRADRATVVRQALLTAGVLAPDVERLAADTLSADGHPRFVWTDTKTDPISYSRVILESIAERQRWRTQYEQAKAAGGSVDDRSATAQPP from the coding sequence ATGGCGCGTGAACTGGCGGTGGCGCAGAAGGTGTGCGTGCGACCGATCATGCGCCGCGTCATCGACCGCGATACCGACACCGACCAGCGGGTGGCCATACCGTGCGGGTCGACTCGTGAGTCGGTGTGCCCGTCGTGTGCGCACAAGGCACGGATCTTGCGGATGCAGCAGTGCGCTGAGGGCTGGCATCGCACTGAGGAGCCCGAGCAGGATTCGGCTACGGCTACGGCGACGCGACCTGATGACCTGCTAGAAGAGGGGGAACCCGGTCCTGACCCAGTCCGGGGGGAGGACAGTCAGGACCGGGCCCGACGAGCGCGTAGTACCCGGCGCCGTGACGATGTTTGCGAACTCCCCCGAGTCACGCCTAGCAGCACCACGGTGGGGGCCGTGTACTCAGCACCCAACGGGCGAGAGTACCGGCCTTCGATGTTCCTCACGATGACTCTGCCGTCCTACGGGGCGGTCGGCTCTGGTGGCATCCCGCTGGACCCGGACCGCTACGACTACCGTCGCGCCGCGCTCGACGCGCTGCACTTCGCCAAGCTGGTCGACCGGTTCTGGCAGAACCTGCGCCGCTGCGCCGGGTTCAAGGTGCAGTACTTCGCCACCGTCGAACCCCAAGCCCGCCTCGCGGCTCACCTTCACGCCGCGGTCCGTGGTGCGATTCCTCGGCAGCTGCTTCGCCAGGTCATCCGCGCCACCTACGTCCAGGTGTGGTGGCCGTCGTTCGACCGAGCCGTCTACGTCGACCGGCTGCCGGTCTGGGACGGTGAGGAGTACGTCGATCCTGACACCGGCGCCGCGCTGCCGACGTGGGATGAGGCGCTGGCCCAGGTCGACGCCGACCCTGACGCCCGACCGGTGCACGTGGCCCGGTTTGGGAAGCAGGCCGACATGCGCGGCATCATCGCTCCTTCCGCCGATGCTGAGCGGGCTGTGCGGTACCTGACCAAGTACCTCACCAAGGCCGTGGCCGATCCGATCAGCGACGACGCCGACGAGTGGGACCCGGCTCGGGAAGCGCACATCGACCGTTTGCACACCGAGCTGCGGTACCTACCGTGCTCACCGCAGTGCGCCAACTGGTTGCGGTACGGGTTGCAGCCGAAGAGCCCTGGCGCTGGCCTGGCCCCCGGACGGTGTCCGGCCAAAGCTCACGACCGTGAACACCTCGGCCTCGGCGGTCGTCGCGTCCTTGTCTCGCGGCAGTGGTCCGGTAAGACACTGGCCGGTCACCGCGCCGACCGCGCCACCGTCGTCCGCCAAGCCCTCCTCACCGCCGGGGTCCTGGCCCCCGACGTCGAACGTCTCGCGGCCGACACGCTGTCCGCTGACGGGCACCCGCGCTTCGTGTGGACTGACACCAAGACCGACCCGATCAGCTACTCCCGGGTGATCTTGGAGTCGATCGCGGAGCGGCAGCGCTGGCGCACGCAGTACGAGCAGGCCAAGGCCGCCGGCGGGTCTGTGGATGACCGTTCGGCAACTGCTCAGCCACCGTGA